From the Anguilla anguilla isolate fAngAng1 chromosome 8, fAngAng1.pri, whole genome shotgun sequence genome, one window contains:
- the LOC118233126 gene encoding zinc transporter 2-like → MDRVNEKTGLLTEHHFPGRLNNTRLYGDLSAGEQLIGQQHCHSSAGEALRGEQEKRRARLQLYVASSVCLLFIIGEVVGGYLAHSLAILTDAAHLLTDFASMLLSLFSLWMSSRPATKTMNFGWHRAEILGALLSVLSIWVVTGVLVYLAVQRMMSQDFNINGGVMLITSGCAVAANIIMGITLHQSSHHHGHSHGSDHPPHSHKPQQNASVRAAFIHVIGDLLQSLGVLIASYAIYFKPELKLIDPICTFLFSFLVLGTTLAILRDVLTVLMEGTPRGLDFSQVKETLLSIPGVRSLHSLHIWALSVNQPVLSVHIAIKDGVDGQAVLKEASGVLQHKFDFHTMTIQIEDYSEDMQGCQQCQDPQD, encoded by the exons ATGGATAGAGTCAACGAGAAAACCGGTCTTCTGACGGAACATCACTTTCCCGGCAGATTAAACAACACTAG ATTGTATGGTGACCTCAGTGCAGGGGAGCAGCTGATTGGCCAACAGCACTGTCACTCGTCTGCAGGCGAGGCCCTTCGTGGAGAGCAGGAGAAGCGCAGGGCCCGCCTCCAGCTGTACGTGGcctcgtctgtctgtctgctgtttaTCATCGGCGAGGTGGTTG GGGGTTATCTGGCCCACAGTCTGGCCATCCTGACAGATGCGGCCCACCTGCTGACAGACTTTGCCAGCATGCTGCTCAGCCTCTTCTCACTCTGGATGTCCTCCCGCCCCGCCACCAAGACCATGAATTTTGGCTGGCACCGAGCAG agaTTCTCGGAGCACTGCTGTCCGTGCTTTCCATCTGGGTGGTGACAGGTGTGCTGGTGTACCTGGCAGTGCAGAGAATGATGTCACAGGATTTTAACATTAACGGCGGGGTCATGCTGATCACGTCCGGCTGTGCCGTCGCGGCGAACATCAT AATGGGCATCACTCTTCATCAGTCCTCTCATCACCATGGTCACAGCCATGGATCTGACCATCCCCCACATTCCCACAAGCCTCAGCAGAATGCTAGTGTGCGTGCTGCCTTCATCCATGTGATCGGGGATCTGCTCCAGAGCCTGGGAGTGTTGATAGCCTCCTATGCCATCTACTTTAAG CCCGAGTTAAAGCTGATCGATCCCATCTGCaccttcctcttctccttcctcgTCCTGGGAACCACTCTTGCCATCCTCAGGGACGTGCTGACGGTGCTGATggagg GTACTCCCCGGGGGCTGGACTTCTCGCAGGTGAAAGAGACGTTGCTGTCAATCCCAGGAGTGAGGTCCCTCCACAGCCTGCATATTTGGGCTCTAAGTGTCAATCAACCAGTGCTGTCTGTTCACATTGCCATCA AGGATGGTGTGGATGGACAGGCAGTGCTGAAGGAAGCCAG